A genomic segment from Aspergillus chevalieri M1 DNA, chromosome 7, nearly complete sequence encodes:
- a CDS encoding NAD-dependent succinate-semialdehyde dehydrogenase (COG:C;~EggNog:ENOG410PH7W;~InterPro:IPR015590,IPR016161,IPR016162,IPR016163;~PFAM:PF00171;~go_function: GO:0016491 - oxidoreductase activity [Evidence IEA];~go_function: GO:0016620 - oxidoreductase activity, acting on the aldehyde or oxo group of donors, NAD or NADP as acceptor [Evidence IEA];~go_process: GO:0055114 - oxidation-reduction process [Evidence IEA]) has protein sequence MAQLPFQLDDPSLLHFDSFVGNEWVQSKHGERFEVVDPGTNIPWASCPTNTSDDVDAAVKTAHTAFQQYRNVTPRQRAQWLLRWDTLIREAKPDIARILTHETGKPLAEAMGEIDYATSFTWWFAGEAERIHGTISASSMPNRRVLTVKQPIGVAVALVPWNFPIAMILRKAGAAFAAGCTMIVKPSPETPIATLAVAHLAQKAGFPPGVFNVLTTDLANTPSLSENLCKHPLVKKVSFTGSTRVGKLIAGHCATGLKKVTLELGGNCPFIVFDDANLDLALDQLMALKWRHAGQACITANRVYVQAGIFDAFAQRLKERTNALVVGHGAKEGTTMGPLTTPQGVDKARKQVEDAQKRGATVLCSGTVPENKEGYFFPPTILTGMTPEMLISQEESFAPIAALYKFDTEEEAVRCANDTSMGLASYAFTRDVNRVWRLMENLEAGMIGLNTGNSSAAESPFGGIKESGYGKESGMEVAVNEYLVTKTGTLTVEQ, from the exons ATGGCCCAACTGCCCTTCCAG CTCGATGATCCTTCGCTGTTGCACTTTGACTCGTTTGTCGGGAACGAGTGGGTTCAGTCAAAGCACGGGGAGCGCTTTGAGGTCGTGG ACCCCGGCACTAATATCCCCTGGGCCAGCTGTCCGACCAACACGTCCGACGACGTCGACGCGGCCGTGAAGACCGCCCATACAGCCTTTCAACAGTATCGCAACGTCACTCCCCGACAACGCGCCCAATGGCTCCTCCGCTGGGACACCCTCATCCGCGAAGCCAAACCCGATATTGCCCGCATCCTTACTCATGAAACCGGGAAACCGCTGGCGGAGGCCATGGGCGAGATTGATTATGCCACCAGCTTTACTTGGTGGTTTGCCGGAGAGGCGGAGCGTATCCATGGGACCATCAGCGCGTCGTCGATGCCGAATCGTCGAGTCTTAACGGTCAAGCAGCCGATCGGGGTTGCCGTCGCGTTGGTGCCCTGGAATTTCCCCATTGCTATGATCCTGCGCAAGGCGGGCGCCGCTTTCGCAGCGGGATGCACGATGATTGTGAAGCCGAGTCCGGAGACCCCGATCGCGACGTTGGCCGTTGCTCATCTGGCGCAAAAAGCAGGCTTTCCGCCGGGTGTGTTCAACGTGCTCACGACCGACTTGGCGAATACACCCTCGCTGAGTGAGAATCTCTGCAAACATCCGCTGGTGAAGAAGGTTTCGTTTACGGGGTCGACTCGTGTCGGGAAACTGATCGCTGGTCACTGTGCCACGGGCCTGAAGAAGGTCACCCTTGAGCTAGGCGGCAACTGCCCGTTCATTGTGTTTGACGATGCGAACCTCGATCTCGCACTCGACCAGCTCATGGCCCTGAAGTGGCGCCATGCCGGTCAAGCTTGTATCACGGCGAATCGTGTGTACGTTCAAGCGGGAATCTTCGATGCCTTTGCCCAGCGCCTCAAAGAGCGCACGAACGCTCTTGTCGTCGGCCATGGCGCCAAAGAAGGGACCACCATGGGGCCACTTACAACGCCACAAGGAGTGGACAAGGCGCGGAAGCAGGTCGAAGATGCACAGAAACGCGGAGCCACAGTTCTCTGCAGTGGGACCGTGCCGGAGAACAAAGAGGGTTACTTCTTCCCGCCGACAATCCTCACCGGTATGACGCCGGAGATGTTGATCTCGCAAGAGGAGAGCTTTGCGCCCATTGCGGCGCTTTACAAATTCGATACGGAGGAGGAAGCGGTCCGTTGCGCCAACGATACCAGCATGGGTCTGGCTAGTTATGCGTTTACTCGTGATGTTAACCGGGTTTGGAGGTTGATGGAGAATCTCGAAGCGGGTATGATTGGGCTGAATACTG GAAATTCATCCGCGGCGGAATCGCCCTTTGGAGGTATCAAGGAATCTGGATACGGAAAGGAGAGCGGAATGGAGGTGGCTGTTAACGAATATCTGGTAACCAAGACGGGCACGTTGACGGTCGAGCAGTAG